In Haliaeetus albicilla chromosome 18, bHalAlb1.1, whole genome shotgun sequence, the DNA window GTAGTCGAACCGGTCCATGAACTCGCCCCCAACCAGCTCCATCGCCCGCTTGAACCCCGCCTGGGGATGCAGAAGAGGGTCAGTGGTGGCCCCAAGCAGGGTGGCCCCGCTCCCACCCCGCCacattccccatccccacctcaGTGTCCTGGTCGGGGTCATTCCAGCGGGGGTTCAGGTGGCCCACGCGGGCACTGAGGGTGGTGGTGAGGGCATAGCGGGGCTCCCCCTCTGCCTGTGCGATGCCGTTGTCGATGGCATCGATCTCCTGCACAAAGTTCTCGTACAgctggggacagtggggggACAGACGGGGTCAGCCCAGCCTGGAGCCTAACTGTGCACCAGTAGCTAGAACAAACTGCTCCCCTCTTTTACAGGGTCCCCCTCCCCAAAGCACTCTTTTATGGGGTGACCCCCACCAAGGGGAAGCCCTGGAGAAAGCTGTGCAGCACTGGGGTGGTCAGAGgccccccccaagaccctcctGGTTCCCCCGGTACCTTATCGTAGAGCACCTTCACGACAGGGCTGTCCTGCGGCTGTCCCAGGAGCCCTGCGAGGATCTGGGAGCCGAAGTGGCAGTAGACCAGCCCAGCGCTGCTCAGCTTCGTGGTCCAGGGCTTGTCGGGACGGAGGCTCCGCATGGACTGCGCAAAGGACCTGCGGGGCCATGGGGTCAGCCCCGAGGGACCCCTGGCATCCAGGGGACCCCGGTGTCCTGCATGGCTGGGGAGGCCTCACCTCTGGTGATGGTCGTAGCGATGTCGCTCGGGGTCGTACTCACCCCCTACGTCCACCACCACGTCACACTGGGCCAGGCGCTGGGGGTCCCGGGTGCGCACCACCTCCGCGtcctgccggggggggggggagtggtgCGGGGAGGAGAAGTGAGGCTGGGGAGCCCAGGGTGGTCACCAGGAGTGACCAGGGACCCCCAAGAGCTGCCCCTGGTGAGACCAGGGACCCCGAGGAGGGACTGGGAACTTAAGGGTGACCCCCAGGTGGGACTGGGGACCTGAAGGGTGGCCCCTGAGTGCGCCTAGGGACCCCGATGGGCGACTTGGGACTTAAAGGTGGCCCCTGGGTGGGACCAGGGACCCCCAAGTAGGACTGGAGAGCCGAAGGGTGGCCCCCAGGTGCGACCGGGAATACCGAGAGGTGCCCCCAGGTAACAGGGAACCCCGAGGGGGGGACTGGGCACCTAAGGGCAGCCCCGAGGAGAGATGCGGGCCTCGAGGGCGGGCAGGGATCGGGGCAGCGCACGGTGTCCCTGTCCCGTTGCAGTGGTCCCGGGAGGGAGCCGGCCCGGTAGCAAGTGGGCCCAAGCAGGCCGCAATCCCGGTCCCGCCGTACGGTAGCCCGTGGCCGTACCCGGTAGCGGGGCAGGAGACGTAGCAGGTAGCACGCTAGCACCTCGTCGCAGTGGAAGGTGCCGTCATGGGTGCCGATacgcggggcgggggcgggctcGGGCCGCAGCCGCTTGGacccggccgcggccgcgctcCCGGTGCCCACGGCGGCGGCCATAAGGCGAGCGGCACTTCGCATGGCACTGCGCAtgcgcagccaccccccaccgccGCAGCGGCACTGCTCATGCGGAGCACCGCCTTCCCGAGTCTTCCGGACGGCGCATGCGCCAACAGCTCCCCCGCACCTGTCCTCCTTCAGTCTGCGCATGCGCCAGCCCACCCGACCCCCTCCCCACCGCTCTACGCATGCGTTGGCACCgcccagccccccccacccatcTGGCCCTGCGCATGCACCAGCCGCGCCCGGCTGCCGTGCCACCGCCCCACCCCTTCGCCAGCCCCTCCCAGTCCTCGCCCTTCTGTCCTGCGCATGCACCAGTTCACCCAGCTCCCCGCCCCTCCGCCGCGCGCATGCGCCGGCTCACCCCTCCCTAGCCTCGCCTCAGCGCGATCACGCATGCGCCAGCTCACTCCTCCCGACCCCGCCCGGCCACGGATGCGCATGCGCCCTGCGCGGAGCGGTGGGAGGCGGAGCCAAGGCGGGGCTTAGCTGAGGGCACGCCCCCGCCCGGGCGCTCCGCGGTACAGACGGACAGACCGGGGATGGGACAGACGGACACGTCCGTGGGCAGACGGGGACATACAGGGACACAGACACGTAGGTGGGCACAGGGACCGTCCAGCCCGCAGGGACACCTCCGCCTGTcgtcctccccccacccccgggaCAGACATACAGGGTCCTGCACAGCCCAGGCAGGGACAGACAGACGGACACGcagacatcccccccccccccaaaaaaaaaaacgagCCCAGGCGCCGTTCCCAAGCAAGAGTTTATTTGCGAGGAGGAGCAGCACCCGGCAGCGAGCTGGGCCCCTTCCCAGACACGGTGCAGGGCCcagagtggggctgggggacacacacacccaggaccccccccctccccgggggggCTGCTCCGCCGGCACCGAGCGGGGACGGTGGCACCGAGCAGCCTCCGGCACCCGGTTCCAGCGTGGCACGGGACGCCGCAAGGTGCCGAAGCCGAACTGGGACGGCGGTCGTTACCGCGACGCCGTCACGGGTTGCGGGGGTCGTGCCCGAGAACCGCAGGAAAAGGGGTTCAGCTCCGAGAGCATGGTGTCACCTCGAGATAACCCTGCTC includes these proteins:
- the MYG1 gene encoding LOW QUALITY PROTEIN: MYG1 exonuclease (The sequence of the model RefSeq protein was modified relative to this genomic sequence to represent the inferred CDS: inserted 2 bases in 2 codons), with protein sequence MRSAMRSAARLMAAAVGTGSAAAAGSKRLRPEPAPAPRIGTHDGTFHCDEVLACYLLRLLPRYRDAEVVRTRDPQRLAQCDVVVDVGGEYDPERHRYDHHQRSFAQSMRSLRPDKPWTTKLSSAGLVYCHFGSQILAGLLGQPQDSPVVKVLYDKLYENFVQEIDAIDNGIAQAEGEPRYALTTTLSARVGHLNPRWNDPDQDTEAGFKRAMELVGGEFMDRFDYYHRAWLPARVVVEDAIRRRFEVDVSGVVLELLQGGCPWKEHVFSLEQELALPNPLQLVLFPDRSGQWRVQSVPAGPHTFQSRLPLPEPWRGVRDEELSQLTGIPGCVFVHASGFIGGNRTREGALEMARQTLAQQHGGGXIEQMRPLPSWSPQKGPLAQWGGFQGLLLGMAETVPAQHXQWDRSGTL